Proteins encoded within one genomic window of Lysinibacillus louembei:
- a CDS encoding TVP38/TMEM64 family protein: MRDWFTIANLENIIEQYHLLGPIFGIFLTALEAFIPVLPLVVIVVANVNAYGIILGIVISWVGSVVGAYGLFLVARRFGKHPRLQRLVQNKRVQTLIKWVDMKGLAPILVLLCFPFSPAVIINIVAGLSHIRKYYYLVALIIGKFVMIAVTGGLGYDLRAILTDPKKLILVICGIILLWIIGKWVENKLNKRVERDLRAVSKESHS, translated from the coding sequence ATGAGAGATTGGTTTACAATAGCAAATTTAGAAAACATAATAGAGCAGTATCATTTATTAGGACCGATTTTTGGAATCTTTTTAACAGCTCTTGAAGCATTTATCCCCGTGCTTCCGCTCGTTGTCATTGTGGTAGCGAATGTTAATGCATACGGCATCATTTTAGGAATTGTTATTTCATGGGTTGGTTCTGTTGTCGGTGCATATGGATTATTTTTAGTAGCGAGACGATTTGGTAAACATCCGAGGTTACAAAGACTTGTGCAAAATAAACGTGTACAAACATTAATTAAATGGGTTGATATGAAGGGGTTGGCGCCGATCTTAGTGCTATTATGCTTCCCGTTTTCACCGGCGGTCATTATTAATATCGTGGCAGGGTTATCCCATATTCGCAAGTACTATTATTTAGTAGCACTTATTATTGGGAAATTTGTGATGATTGCTGTTACAGGAGGACTAGGATATGATTTACGTGCGATTTTAACAGATCCGAAAAAATTAATTTTAGTCATATGTGGTATTATCCTACTATGGATTATTGGCAAATGGGTTGAAAACAAATTAAATAAACGAGTGGAGCGCGATTTGCGAGCAGTAAGTAAGGAAAGCCATTCATAA
- a CDS encoding PDZ domain-containing protein encodes MYIDIIVEVLMAILRFIMNPLLYIAAFFAVYLGYRRVKRERRFFKIRILNGWSEFANFAKVSWAASILISIIILAAGFVVPSEFLLLLTAVSIVTVLAFIFHLLSPIVTIAVSFSVLVGLAYFGKTFTVLGFTFEGFAYEHGAAMTVSLIAGMLLIIEARFIRKVGPQFASPIIEQTKRGRNAVAYFSKGIQLVPLFFIVPGDAIAAYLPWWPQFSLGASEFSLVLFPVVFGFQQITKRTLPTYFYPKYSRSIFILAQLVLIGGLASYFIPLIGVMTLISAAIVRLLISLYFKIQERTDAYAVAPLSSGVIIAGVLPNSPAEKMGLVAGEVIRKVNGKNVLTESELYEALQVNAAHCRLEILNHQNEVRLAQHVVHSNDHYKIGLLLVN; translated from the coding sequence GTGTATATAGATATTATTGTAGAAGTACTAATGGCCATTTTGCGTTTTATTATGAATCCATTATTATATATAGCTGCTTTCTTTGCAGTTTATCTTGGCTATAGACGTGTGAAACGTGAGCGTCGGTTTTTTAAAATTCGAATTTTAAATGGTTGGTCAGAGTTTGCGAATTTCGCAAAGGTCAGTTGGGCTGCTAGCATTCTCATATCTATCATTATATTAGCAGCTGGCTTTGTTGTGCCAAGTGAATTTTTATTGCTATTAACAGCTGTTAGCATTGTTACAGTGCTTGCTTTTATATTCCATTTATTATCGCCGATTGTGACGATAGCGGTTAGCTTTAGTGTACTTGTTGGGCTAGCGTATTTCGGAAAAACATTTACTGTGTTGGGCTTTACATTTGAAGGCTTTGCTTATGAGCATGGTGCGGCAATGACTGTTTCACTAATTGCTGGGATGCTATTGATTATAGAAGCTCGTTTTATTCGTAAAGTAGGACCTCAATTTGCTTCACCAATTATAGAGCAGACGAAGCGTGGTAGGAATGCTGTTGCATATTTTAGCAAAGGTATCCAACTCGTGCCGTTATTTTTCATTGTTCCAGGCGATGCTATTGCAGCTTATTTGCCATGGTGGCCACAATTTAGTTTAGGTGCTAGCGAGTTTTCGCTTGTGTTATTCCCAGTTGTTTTTGGCTTCCAGCAAATAACGAAGCGCACATTACCCACTTATTTTTACCCAAAGTATAGTCGTTCCATTTTTATTTTGGCACAGCTCGTATTAATTGGTGGATTAGCTTCCTATTTCATACCATTGATTGGTGTTATGACATTAATAAGCGCAGCAATCGTTCGCTTGCTTATTAGCCTTTACTTCAAAATCCAAGAACGCACAGATGCATATGCGGTTGCTCCACTCTCGAGCGGTGTTATTATCGCAGGTGTATTGCCCAATTCACCTGCTGAAAAAATGGGCTTAGTAGCAGGTGAAGTCATTCGTAAAGTGAATGGCAAAAACGTATTAACTGAAAGTGAGCTGTACGAGGCACTTCAAGTAAATGCAGCACATTGTCGTTTAGAAATATTAAACCATCAAAACGAAGTGCGCTTAGCACAGCATGTTGTGCATAGCAACGATCACTATAAAATTGGATTGCTATTAGTTAATTAG
- a CDS encoding S41 family peptidase yields MRKSRIVLLFCVVAIVGGSLFLWNSDFFSAKKVPTEELSVVDELYTLISQQSVYDTSSNVLVEGALRGMASAIKDPYSTYYSEQEAAIHRQSLASERVGIGVELAETHGKFVIISPVKDSPAEKAGVRPLDEIVQINNERLEGKTMGDVMRLMQGKSGEKVTLVLYRPQAERHIKLTIERAALKNETVEAAVIERAEEAFGYVSLSMFGEKTAEEWKNAIAEISKKDVEGWIVDVRGNPGGYLHSVAEIISTLENRERIFAYMQNNVGALEPLATQPELIDALTKPIVILQNEGSASASEVFSAAMQAWERATIIGDTSFGKGTVQKSWELQNGGEVKLSTNKWLTPTKEWIHGKGVLPDIEVKQHPLFTIEMMPLLGTFQQGDFSEEIAYVQNILNELGYSIGRTDGFFDEETVEVVQQFRKKHDLVQGEELDESFFTALQEEVLSYKEKPEHDLQLEMAISFLLHELESQK; encoded by the coding sequence ATGCGCAAAAGCCGAATTGTTTTATTGTTTTGTGTCGTTGCGATTGTTGGAGGTAGTTTATTTTTATGGAACAGTGACTTTTTTTCTGCAAAAAAGGTACCTACAGAGGAATTATCAGTTGTTGATGAATTGTATACATTAATTTCACAGCAATCTGTGTATGACACATCGTCGAATGTGTTAGTAGAAGGAGCATTACGTGGTATGGCATCGGCAATTAAAGACCCGTATAGCACATATTATAGCGAACAGGAGGCTGCCATACATAGACAGTCACTTGCAAGCGAACGAGTAGGGATTGGTGTGGAGCTAGCAGAGACACATGGGAAGTTTGTCATTATTTCACCTGTTAAAGATTCACCGGCGGAAAAAGCAGGTGTGCGCCCATTGGATGAAATTGTCCAAATTAATAATGAGCGACTTGAAGGTAAAACAATGGGTGACGTTATGCGTTTAATGCAAGGGAAAAGCGGAGAAAAAGTAACGCTTGTCTTATATAGACCACAGGCAGAGCGTCATATTAAGCTAACAATTGAACGAGCAGCATTAAAAAATGAAACGGTAGAAGCTGCTGTTATTGAACGGGCTGAAGAAGCATTTGGTTACGTATCGTTGAGCATGTTTGGTGAAAAAACGGCAGAAGAGTGGAAAAATGCTATTGCAGAAATAAGTAAGAAAGATGTAGAAGGTTGGATTGTCGATGTACGAGGTAATCCAGGGGGATATTTGCATAGTGTAGCAGAAATTATTAGTACATTGGAAAACCGCGAGCGCATTTTCGCCTACATGCAAAATAATGTAGGAGCATTGGAGCCATTAGCAACACAACCAGAGTTAATCGACGCATTGACAAAGCCAATTGTTATTTTGCAGAACGAAGGGAGTGCTTCAGCGAGTGAGGTATTCTCAGCTGCCATGCAGGCGTGGGAGCGTGCAACAATTATCGGCGATACAAGCTTTGGCAAAGGGACAGTACAGAAGTCTTGGGAGCTGCAAAATGGTGGTGAGGTAAAGCTATCTACAAATAAATGGCTTACACCAACAAAGGAATGGATTCATGGCAAAGGTGTTTTACCAGATATAGAGGTAAAGCAGCATCCGCTCTTTACAATCGAAATGATGCCTTTATTAGGCACTTTCCAGCAAGGGGACTTTAGTGAAGAAATTGCTTATGTGCAAAATATATTGAATGAGCTCGGCTATTCTATTGGACGAACAGATGGCTTTTTTGATGAAGAAACAGTTGAAGTTGTCCAACAGTTCCGTAAAAAGCACGATTTAGTTCAGGGAGAAGAGCTAGATGAAAGCTTCTTTACTGCACTACAGGAAGAGGTGCTTTCCTATAAAGAAAAACCAGAGCATGATTTGCAGCTTGAAATGGCAATTAGCTTTTTATTGCATGAGCTAGAGAGTCAAAAGTAA
- a CDS encoding TlpA family protein disulfide reductase gives MKKNISLLLILLLIIIAVVTYIKGQIEDSQRLAEATIGQEVELVGLKKGELAPNFTLQTLDGQTVSLEDYRGKKVVINFWATWCPPCKVEMPHMQNYYKKHAADDNVEILAVNLTYQDGSHKQIQQFVNGLNVQFPVLLAETKDIAETYKILVIPTTFMIDSEGRVQHKITGPLSLETLQQYVAKLK, from the coding sequence ATGAAGAAAAATATCAGCTTACTGCTTATTCTCCTTTTAATAATTATTGCAGTTGTAACATATATAAAAGGGCAAATTGAGGATAGCCAACGACTTGCAGAGGCGACGATTGGACAAGAGGTTGAGCTAGTTGGCTTGAAAAAGGGAGAGCTGGCACCTAATTTTACTTTACAAACATTGGATGGACAAACCGTGTCATTAGAAGATTACCGTGGCAAAAAAGTGGTGATTAACTTTTGGGCAACATGGTGTCCACCTTGTAAAGTGGAAATGCCACATATGCAAAATTATTATAAAAAGCATGCAGCAGATGATAATGTAGAAATTTTAGCAGTAAACCTAACATATCAGGACGGCTCACATAAGCAAATTCAGCAATTCGTTAATGGACTTAATGTACAGTTTCCAGTTTTACTTGCTGAGACAAAGGATATTGCTGAAACCTATAAAATATTAGTGATTCCGACAACCTTTATGATTGATTCAGAAGGGCGTGTGCAGCATAAAATTACTGGACCACTTAGCCTAGAGACATTGCAACAATATGTAGCGAAATTAAAATAA
- a CDS encoding murein hydrolase activator EnvC family protein — translation MKSAPFKWLMVILAFLLIVQMPAVSANTLNDLKGKKNEIEQQKSNLKNSIDETKNEIKTNENRQQKILAQIEELDQKIVQTNEKIDAVVEEIKVANKEIADLEKAIAELEGKIEKRDELLRERLRAIQSNGTVSYLDVLLGANSFVDFIDRFSAVSTLMDADRQIMRDQQRDIESLEEQKQLLENKKKELEENQAELERLRASLDAQKKDKNTLIDELEREQEKLKKEKKLLEAEYSEALVVDEELQKQIIAEQNRLAEIARQQELQRRREMASNNIPVVSSGTWTKPTSGRLTSGYGWRNIGFGTEFHYGVDLANATGTPIVAATDGVVSYAGPLSSYGNVVILTHSIDGQIFTTVYAHLSGFNVGVGETVAKGQRIASMGSTGRSTGPHLHFEIHIGPWRGQSVGSVNPLRYIPL, via the coding sequence TTGAAGTCAGCACCATTTAAATGGCTAATGGTCATTTTAGCATTTTTGCTTATTGTGCAAATGCCAGCAGTTTCAGCAAATACGTTAAATGACTTAAAGGGCAAAAAAAATGAAATCGAACAACAAAAATCAAATTTAAAAAACTCAATTGATGAAACGAAAAATGAAATTAAAACGAATGAAAATAGACAGCAAAAAATATTAGCACAAATTGAAGAGCTTGATCAAAAAATTGTGCAAACGAACGAGAAAATAGATGCTGTTGTTGAAGAAATTAAAGTGGCGAATAAAGAAATTGCTGATCTCGAAAAGGCAATTGCTGAGCTCGAAGGGAAAATTGAGAAGCGAGATGAATTGCTACGTGAGCGACTACGTGCAATTCAGTCGAATGGCACAGTTTCTTATTTGGATGTGCTACTGGGGGCAAATAGCTTTGTAGATTTTATTGACCGATTTTCGGCAGTTAGTACATTGATGGATGCAGACCGTCAAATTATGCGTGATCAGCAGCGAGATATTGAAAGCTTAGAAGAGCAGAAGCAATTGTTGGAAAATAAGAAAAAGGAATTAGAAGAAAATCAAGCTGAGCTTGAGCGTTTGCGCGCTTCTTTAGATGCACAGAAAAAGGATAAAAATACCTTAATCGATGAGCTAGAGCGCGAGCAAGAAAAGCTGAAAAAAGAGAAGAAATTGCTTGAGGCTGAGTATTCAGAGGCATTAGTAGTAGATGAAGAGCTACAAAAGCAAATTATTGCAGAGCAAAATCGCCTTGCAGAAATTGCACGTCAACAGGAATTACAGCGTCGACGTGAAATGGCTAGCAACAATATTCCAGTTGTCTCATCTGGAACTTGGACGAAGCCGACAAGTGGTCGTTTAACATCTGGCTATGGATGGCGTAATATTGGATTCGGTACAGAATTCCACTACGGTGTCGATTTAGCGAATGCGACAGGAACGCCAATTGTGGCAGCAACAGATGGTGTTGTGTCATATGCAGGACCATTATCTTCATATGGAAATGTTGTGATTTTAACACATTCAATTGATGGGCAAATTTTCACAACGGTATATGCGCATTTAAGTGGATTTAATGTAGGAGTAGGCGAGACGGTAGCTAAGGGGCAAAGAATTGCCTCGATGGGTAGTACAGGTCGTTCGACAGGACCACACTTACATTTTGAAATCCATATTGGACCATGGCGTGGACAAAGTGTAGGCTCAGTAAACCCACTACGCTATATCCCGCTATAA
- the ftsX gene encoding permease-like cell division protein FtsX, with translation MKGRTIRRHFRESFKSLGRNGWMTFASISAVTVTLLLVGVFSIIMMNLNKVATDLENDVEIRVYIDIIADTEEAKLAEDQLIDEIHNLPDVAEVVYSSKEQELDKLIKDFGDELSLYEQNNPLHNVLYVKAVNPHETANVAKAIDKFDNTYEVKYGEGKVEKLFNAIKMGRNVGLVLILGLLFTAMFLISNTIRITIVARRDEIEIMKLVGATNSFVRIPFVLEGMWLGILGSLIPMIVVSIGYYNIYQLLLPRLKGQMLQILPTTPLLYQVNILIIGIGILIGVWGSFMSVRKFLRV, from the coding sequence ATGAAGGGTAGAACAATTCGCCGACATTTCCGAGAAAGCTTTAAATCATTAGGGCGTAACGGCTGGATGACTTTTGCCTCAATTAGTGCAGTCACTGTTACATTGTTACTTGTTGGTGTATTTTCGATTATTATGATGAACTTAAATAAAGTGGCAACTGATTTAGAAAATGATGTTGAAATTCGCGTCTATATCGATATTATTGCAGATACCGAAGAGGCAAAGCTCGCTGAGGATCAGCTAATTGATGAAATTCACAACTTACCAGATGTAGCGGAAGTTGTTTATTCTTCAAAGGAGCAGGAGCTTGATAAGCTAATTAAAGATTTTGGGGACGAGCTTAGTTTATATGAGCAAAATAACCCGTTGCATAATGTTTTATATGTAAAGGCGGTCAATCCACACGAAACGGCAAATGTAGCAAAGGCGATTGATAAGTTCGATAATACATATGAAGTCAAATACGGTGAAGGAAAAGTAGAGAAGCTTTTCAATGCAATTAAAATGGGGCGAAATGTAGGTCTTGTATTGATTTTAGGTCTGCTATTCACAGCTATGTTTTTAATTTCAAATACAATTCGTATTACGATTGTTGCACGAAGAGATGAGATTGAAATTATGAAGCTTGTTGGTGCGACAAATTCATTTGTGCGTATTCCATTTGTTTTAGAAGGCATGTGGCTCGGTATATTAGGCTCATTGATTCCGATGATTGTCGTATCAATTGGCTATTACAATATTTATCAACTGTTATTGCCTCGTTTAAAAGGGCAAATGCTGCAAATTTTACCTACTACTCCGTTGCTTTATCAAGTAAACATTTTAATTATCGGAATTGGTATACTCATTGGCGTATGGGGTAGCTTTATGTCTGTGCGTAAGTTTTTACGAGTTTAA
- the ftsE gene encoding cell division ATP-binding protein FtsE yields MIQMNNVVKKYPNGVVASNGITVDIRQGEFVYVVGPSGAGKSTFIKLMYREEKATSGDVIVNGINLTTLKQSRIPRMRRQLGVVFQDFKLLPRLTVYENVAFAMEVIEEQPKKIRQRVLEVLDLVGLKHKARMLPSELSGGEQQRIAIARSIVNMPKVVIADEPTGNLDPETSWEIMSIFEEINARGTTIVMATHNREIVNTIRRRVIAIEGGMIARDEYGGDYGYEG; encoded by the coding sequence ATGATTCAAATGAACAATGTTGTAAAAAAATATCCGAATGGTGTTGTCGCTTCTAACGGTATCACTGTTGATATACGACAAGGTGAGTTCGTTTATGTTGTCGGTCCGAGTGGTGCAGGTAAGTCTACATTTATAAAATTAATGTATCGAGAAGAAAAAGCGACGTCTGGTGATGTCATTGTCAATGGTATAAATTTAACAACGTTAAAGCAAAGTCGCATTCCAAGAATGCGCAGGCAGCTTGGTGTTGTCTTTCAAGATTTCAAGCTATTGCCACGCTTAACTGTCTATGAAAATGTGGCTTTTGCCATGGAAGTAATCGAAGAGCAGCCTAAAAAAATTCGTCAACGTGTGCTGGAAGTTCTAGATCTTGTTGGCTTAAAGCATAAGGCGCGTATGCTGCCAAGCGAATTATCTGGTGGGGAACAGCAGCGTATTGCTATTGCTCGTTCCATCGTCAACATGCCAAAAGTAGTTATTGCGGACGAGCCTACAGGGAATTTGGATCCTGAAACATCGTGGGAAATTATGAGCATTTTTGAAGAAATTAATGCACGTGGCACAACGATTGTCATGGCAACACATAACCGTGAAATTGTGAACACAATTCGCCGACGGGTAATTGCAATTGAAGGCGGTATGATTGCCCGTGATGAGTATGGAGGTGACTACGGCTATGAAGGGTAG
- a CDS encoding SHOCT-like domain-containing protein, translated as MQNERQRILKLVENGTISAEEAIVLLEGLGKDEPVQATMPVAPKVEEQQEKSDDYNKTTDSAKNKSTGFEDLFNKAFNDKEANKKMNEFMNDLKEDLSQFSNRMMGLMNGAFSKVKEFDFEFPFGEKVEFNKTYVYDAEEVKGFEVDLPSGKLTIEKAADDKILVEANVKVVKSDNDEEQTIAKFTNDFVTLRDGKLTIATAVKMSSVDLRVYVPEKNYDIFIVRLLNGGVTASNIQSTLLKLKTYNGALRIENVQFQRADLNSGNGMIEARLVKGEDLEAESVNGRIYIDGDIQEIEAESVNGAVTLTTASEHARKLKGSTVAGTVELYVPKNVALDGRVTTNFGKTDVGLQDVAVSTSEDQFLLKTAHFSKAVEGAPVLKLIGETRTGSVIVRYHNN; from the coding sequence ATGCAAAATGAACGCCAACGTATTTTAAAATTAGTTGAGAACGGAACAATTTCAGCAGAAGAGGCCATTGTATTACTAGAAGGATTAGGGAAAGACGAGCCTGTACAAGCTACAATGCCTGTTGCACCTAAAGTGGAAGAACAGCAAGAGAAAAGTGACGATTATAATAAAACTACTGATTCAGCAAAGAATAAATCAACAGGCTTCGAGGATCTATTTAATAAAGCGTTCAACGATAAAGAAGCGAATAAAAAAATGAACGAATTTATGAATGATTTAAAAGAGGATTTATCTCAATTTAGCAATCGTATGATGGGCTTAATGAACGGTGCTTTTTCTAAAGTGAAGGAATTCGATTTCGAGTTTCCTTTTGGTGAAAAAGTAGAGTTCAACAAAACTTATGTATACGATGCTGAAGAAGTGAAGGGCTTCGAAGTAGATTTACCGAGCGGTAAGCTGACGATTGAAAAAGCAGCAGATGATAAAATTTTAGTAGAAGCAAATGTCAAAGTAGTGAAATCAGATAATGATGAAGAGCAAACAATTGCTAAATTTACTAATGACTTTGTGACATTGCGAGACGGTAAGCTCACGATTGCAACAGCTGTCAAAATGTCTTCTGTTGATTTACGTGTATATGTACCAGAAAAAAATTATGATATTTTCATCGTACGTTTATTAAATGGTGGCGTTACAGCGAGCAATATTCAATCAACTTTATTGAAATTAAAAACGTATAATGGAGCACTACGCATCGAAAACGTACAATTCCAACGTGCGGATTTAAATTCTGGTAACGGTATGATTGAAGCACGTTTAGTGAAAGGTGAAGATTTAGAGGCTGAATCTGTTAATGGGCGTATTTATATTGATGGAGACATTCAAGAAATTGAAGCAGAATCTGTCAATGGAGCGGTTACTTTAACAACAGCCTCTGAACATGCGCGTAAATTAAAAGGCTCTACTGTTGCTGGAACGGTCGAGCTATATGTACCGAAAAACGTGGCATTAGATGGTCGTGTGACAACAAACTTCGGCAAAACGGATGTTGGTTTGCAAGACGTAGCTGTTAGCACAAGTGAAGATCAATTTTTACTGAAAACAGCACATTTTAGCAAAGCTGTTGAAGGTGCACCTGTTTTAAAATTAATTGGGGAAACACGTACAGGCTCAGTAATTGTACGTTACCATAATAATTAA